Proteins encoded within one genomic window of Bacteroides sedimenti:
- the tgt gene encoding tRNA guanosine(34) transglycosylase Tgt: protein MKFELQYTDSKTNARAGLITTDHGQIETPIFMPVGTAGSVKAVHQTELLQDIKAQIILGNTYHLYLRPGLDVLEKAGGLHKFNSFDKPILTDSGGFQVFSLSGIRKLREEGAEFRSHIDGSKHVFTPEKVMDIERSIGADIMMAFDECPPGDSDYAYAKKSLGLTHRWLDRCIKRFNSTEPKYGYSQSLFPIVQGCVYPDLRRQSAEFVASKECDGNAIGGLAVGEPVEKMYEMVELVNEILPKDKPRYLMGVGTPVNILEGIERGVDMFDCVMPTRNGRNGMLFTKDGIINMRNKKWEKDFSPIEANGASYVDILYSKAYLRHLFHSKELLALQIASIHNLAFYLWLVGEARKHIIAGDFSTWKPMMVDRVSTRL from the coding sequence ATGAAATTTGAATTACAATATACGGATTCTAAAACCAATGCGCGGGCAGGGTTAATTACAACTGATCACGGGCAGATAGAGACTCCGATTTTTATGCCGGTAGGAACAGCTGGTTCCGTGAAGGCGGTGCATCAAACAGAATTGTTGCAAGATATTAAAGCACAAATAATTCTGGGAAATACGTATCATCTTTATTTACGTCCCGGACTTGATGTACTCGAAAAGGCGGGTGGACTGCACAAATTCAACAGTTTCGATAAACCAATTCTTACCGATAGTGGAGGTTTTCAGGTCTTTTCTCTATCTGGAATCAGAAAATTACGAGAAGAAGGTGCTGAATTCCGTTCTCATATTGACGGAAGCAAACATGTTTTTACCCCAGAGAAGGTAATGGATATAGAACGTTCTATCGGGGCAGATATCATGATGGCATTTGATGAATGTCCTCCGGGGGATTCTGATTATGCTTATGCCAAAAAGTCTCTTGGGCTTACTCATCGCTGGCTGGATCGTTGCATTAAGCGTTTTAATTCAACTGAACCCAAATATGGCTACAGTCAGTCTCTGTTCCCGATTGTTCAGGGATGCGTTTATCCTGATCTACGCAGACAATCTGCAGAATTCGTGGCTTCTAAAGAATGTGATGGAAATGCAATTGGAGGACTTGCAGTAGGTGAACCAGTAGAAAAAATGTATGAGATGGTAGAGCTGGTTAATGAAATTCTCCCTAAAGACAAGCCACGTTATTTGATGGGTGTTGGAACACCGGTAAACATCTTGGAAGGAATAGAACGAGGCGTGGATATGTTTGATTGTGTAATGCCAACGCGTAACGGTAGAAACGGGATGCTGTTTACTAAAGACGGAATCATTAATATGCGCAATAAGAAATGGGAAAAAGACTTCTCTCCTATTGAAGCTAATGGTGCCTCATATGTTGATATCCTCTATTCAAAAGCTTATTTACGACATCTTTTCCATTCAAAAGAATTGTTGGCACTACAAATAGCCTCTATACATAACCTAGCATTTTATTTATGGCTTGTGGGTGAAGCACGAAAGCACATAATAGCAGGTGACTTTTCAACCTGGAAACCAATGATGGTTGATCGGGTTTCGACAAGATTATAA
- a CDS encoding LptF/LptG family permease, with product MSNKILKRLDWYIIRKFLGTYVFAIGLIISIAVVFDINEKMDKFMENEAPLKAIVFEYYMNFIPYFANLFSPLFVFIAVIFFTSKLAENSEIIAMFAGGMSFKRMLRPYMVSAAIISIMTYGLGSYIIPKGNIVKLNFEDKYIKKKKQDYVRNVQLEVDSGVIAYIERYQDFNKTGYRFSLDKFDKKKLVSHLTAQSITYDSTSVNKWTIHDYMIRELHGLREKLYTGTQKDTTIMMEPSDFLIMKNQQETMTSPKLKEYIDKQKQRGFANIKVFEIEYERRIAMSFASFILTTIGVALSSRRIKGGMGLHLGLGLALSFSYIMFQTVSSTFAVNGNVPPIVAVWIPNIVFTIIAIVLYRNAPK from the coding sequence ATGAGTAATAAGATTCTAAAAAGGTTAGATTGGTATATTATCAGGAAATTCCTGGGGACTTATGTCTTTGCAATAGGTCTTATCATTTCTATTGCCGTAGTGTTTGATATCAACGAGAAGATGGATAAGTTCATGGAAAATGAAGCACCATTAAAAGCTATTGTTTTCGAATATTATATGAACTTTATCCCCTACTTTGCCAATCTATTCAGCCCGCTCTTTGTCTTTATTGCTGTAATCTTCTTTACTTCCAAACTGGCAGAAAATTCTGAAATCATTGCTATGTTTGCTGGGGGAATGAGTTTTAAACGAATGTTGCGACCCTACATGGTTTCTGCAGCAATTATATCGATAATGACCTATGGCCTGGGCTCTTATATAATCCCTAAAGGCAACATTGTAAAGCTTAATTTCGAAGATAAATATATCAAGAAGAAGAAGCAGGATTATGTCCGAAATGTGCAATTAGAAGTTGATAGCGGTGTTATCGCTTATATTGAGCGTTATCAGGATTTCAATAAAACCGGATATCGTTTTTCTTTGGATAAATTCGATAAAAAGAAATTGGTATCACATCTTACAGCTCAATCCATCACCTATGATTCTACTTCAGTCAATAAATGGACTATTCATGACTATATGATAAGAGAACTGCATGGATTAAGGGAGAAGCTTTATACCGGCACACAGAAAGATACCACAATTATGATGGAGCCATCCGACTTCCTGATTATGAAGAATCAGCAAGAAACGATGACGAGTCCTAAATTAAAGGAATATATTGATAAGCAAAAACAAAGGGGATTTGCCAATATTAAGGTCTTTGAGATAGAATATGAACGGCGAATAGCTATGTCTTTTGCTTCGTTCATTCTAACCACAATCGGGGTTGCGCTTTCTTCGCGAAGAATTAAAGGTGGTATGGGATTACATTTAGGATTAGGATTAGCTTTAAGCTTCTCTTATATCATGTTCCAGACTGTATCTTCCACATTTGCAGTCAATGGGAATGTGCCTCCTATTGTTGCTGTATGGATTCCTAATATTGTATTTACAATAATTGCCATCGTCCTTTATAGAAATGCTCCCAAATAA
- a CDS encoding DUF4296 domain-containing protein has product MMSSKLNKLFIGFVIASCCGFSACKKKMPGDVLSKGEMEDVLVDYHLARAMAENLPSEERYKQILYINAVYDKYGITEKDFNSSLEWYSRHTEDMVKIYEKVDKRLLAQKEKNKVLLASSGTEEQKQSATGDTVNIWNKQKYYKLTESSTSNKFYFSIYPDNNFKERDIFIWSIRCSFATAKKHPQDAVMAMVIKYDNDSVITQTRNIGNNGMYIIRIQNDSPSNIREIKGFVYYNHLGSYPQDALIVDKISLTRYHVKGAPAPVQTPATPPAQNTIIPDTARPATPTNQTVQPEVKPAGTDTIKKVPVNSAVPRRRTINKTNSGNQNNNQISPERSR; this is encoded by the coding sequence ATGATGAGCAGCAAACTAAATAAGCTTTTTATCGGGTTTGTAATTGCTTCCTGCTGCGGTTTTTCGGCATGTAAGAAGAAGATGCCCGGCGACGTTCTTTCTAAAGGAGAAATGGAAGATGTTCTTGTAGATTATCATCTTGCAAGAGCAATGGCTGAAAATCTTCCTTCGGAAGAACGTTATAAACAAATTCTCTATATAAATGCTGTATATGATAAATATGGCATAACAGAAAAAGACTTTAACTCTTCACTGGAGTGGTATTCACGCCATACTGAAGACATGGTTAAGATCTATGAGAAGGTAGATAAGAGACTGCTTGCTCAGAAAGAGAAAAATAAAGTGCTTCTGGCATCAAGTGGTACTGAAGAACAAAAACAATCAGCAACCGGTGACACTGTAAATATCTGGAATAAACAGAAATATTACAAACTAACAGAGTCTTCCACATCAAACAAATTCTATTTTTCAATCTATCCTGATAATAATTTCAAGGAGCGTGATATCTTTATCTGGAGCATCCGCTGCTCGTTTGCCACAGCTAAAAAACATCCGCAGGATGCCGTAATGGCAATGGTTATTAAATACGATAATGATTCTGTAATTACTCAGACTCGTAATATCGGAAATAATGGAATGTACATTATACGTATACAAAACGATTCGCCTTCAAACATTCGTGAGATTAAGGGATTTGTCTATTATAACCACCTCGGAAGTTATCCCCAGGATGCATTGATTGTCGATAAAATTTCGCTCACGAGATATCATGTAAAAGGTGCCCCGGCACCCGTACAAACACCTGCTACACCACCGGCGCAAAATACAATAATACCTGATACTGCCAGGCCAGCAACTCCGACTAATCAAACCGTACAACCTGAGGTAAAGCCGGCCGGTACTGATACGATTAAAAAGGTTCCTGTTAATTCGGCAGTTCCGCGACGTAGAACAATAAATAAAACTAATAGCGGCAATCAGAATAACAATCAGATTTCACCCGAAAGATCCAGATAA
- a CDS encoding lipoprotein signal peptidase, with translation MKLKISKGQISVIIVLSVLVIDQIIKILVKTGMYLHESIRVCGNWFYIYFTENNGMAFGMELFGKLFLTSFRIIAVTLIGYYIVKVVKKNYKTGYIVCLSMILAGALGNIIDSVFYGVFFSASVPELYVNSSLATFLPDGGGYSSLLHGKVVDMFYFPIIDTTWPSWVPFVGGNHFIFFSPIFNFADASISCGIIALLIFYNKYLNEGHSTKKEAIKNDEQQTK, from the coding sequence ATGAAACTAAAAATATCAAAAGGACAAATTTCAGTTATTATTGTACTTTCTGTTCTGGTTATTGACCAGATTATAAAAATCCTGGTAAAAACAGGGATGTATTTACACGAAAGTATACGGGTTTGCGGAAATTGGTTCTATATTTATTTTACAGAAAATAATGGGATGGCTTTCGGAATGGAATTATTCGGAAAGCTATTCCTCACATCTTTTCGGATTATTGCGGTAACTTTGATTGGCTACTACATCGTCAAAGTGGTTAAGAAAAACTATAAGACAGGTTATATCGTGTGCCTCTCCATGATTCTGGCAGGAGCATTGGGAAATATTATCGATAGCGTGTTTTATGGAGTTTTTTTCAGCGCAAGCGTTCCTGAGCTGTATGTAAATTCTTCCCTGGCAACCTTCCTGCCTGATGGAGGTGGTTATTCATCTTTATTACATGGCAAGGTGGTTGATATGTTTTATTTTCCTATCATAGATACAACATGGCCTTCTTGGGTTCCGTTTGTAGGTGGAAATCACTTCATTTTCTTTAGTCCGATTTTTAATTTCGCTGATGCTTCCATTAGCTGTGGTATTATTGCACTTCTGATATTCTATAATAAATATCTGAATGAAGGGCATTCCACAAAGAAAGAAGCAATAAAAAATGATGAGCAGCAAACTAAATAA
- a CDS encoding TlpA family protein disulfide reductase, whose product MRYVKWLFVVLLITSLTSFVGKDKPTGGLNIGDVAPAIKFRTTLNNQLLNLKDLKKKYVLVNFWATYDAKSRMTNVSLNNAIRKTFNKVNFVSISFDEYQSIFKETVRKDRIVAPICYAETKGESSRLYKEYSLDRGFGNYLLDENGVIIAKDISASQLPSFIN is encoded by the coding sequence ATGAGGTATGTAAAATGGCTTTTTGTTGTATTATTAATCACTTCCTTAACTTCTTTTGTTGGAAAAGACAAACCCACTGGCGGTTTGAACATTGGAGATGTAGCTCCTGCTATTAAATTCAGGACTACTCTCAACAATCAGCTACTTAACTTGAAAGACCTGAAAAAAAAGTATGTACTTGTAAACTTCTGGGCTACTTATGACGCAAAATCGCGCATGACAAATGTTAGCCTGAATAATGCAATCAGGAAAACTTTCAATAAAGTAAATTTTGTTTCGATATCGTTTGATGAATATCAGTCGATTTTTAAAGAAACAGTGCGAAAAGATCGGATAGTTGCCCCTATCTGCTATGCAGAAACAAAAGGTGAGTCTTCAAGATTGTACAAAGAATACAGTTTAGATCGAGGATTCGGTAACTATTTATTAGATGAAAATGGTGTAATCATTGCCAAAGACATCTCTGCGTCTCAACTCCCTTCTTTCATAAATTAA
- a CDS encoding DEAD/DEAH box helicase: MKFSELKLDDTVLQALDAMNFDECTPVQEAAIPVILEGRDLIAVAQTGTGKTAAFLLPIINKLCREKHPEDAINCIIMSPTRELAQQIDQQMEGFSYFMPVSSVAVFGGNDGVLFEQQKKGLTLGADVVIATPGRLLSHISLGYVDLSRVSYFVLDEADRMLDMGFYDDIMQVVNLLPKERQTIMFSATMPANIQKLANTILNNPAEIKLAVSKPADKIVQAAYVCYENQKLNIIQSLFSEEVPEKVIIFASSKLKVKEVTKSLKLLKLNVGEMHSDLEQAQRDHIMREFKNGRINILVATDIVSRGIDIDDIRLVINYDVPNDSEDYVHRIGRTARANNDGVALTFVSEKEQGAFKSIENFLDKTIYKIPIPSELGEAPVYNPRTHSKGGGGKFKGKRNFSRNRKDKK, from the coding sequence ATGAAATTTTCTGAGCTAAAATTAGATGATACAGTACTTCAGGCACTTGATGCCATGAATTTTGATGAATGTACTCCGGTGCAGGAAGCGGCTATACCCGTTATACTTGAAGGAAGAGATTTGATAGCCGTGGCACAGACCGGAACAGGCAAAACGGCAGCTTTCCTTCTCCCTATCATCAATAAGCTTTGCCGTGAAAAGCATCCGGAAGATGCCATCAATTGTATTATCATGTCTCCAACCCGTGAGCTGGCTCAGCAAATTGATCAGCAGATGGAAGGATTCTCCTACTTCATGCCGGTCTCGAGTGTAGCCGTATTTGGTGGAAATGACGGAGTACTTTTCGAACAACAAAAAAAAGGTCTTACTTTGGGGGCCGATGTAGTAATAGCAACGCCGGGTCGTCTTTTAAGTCATATAAGTTTAGGGTATGTCGATTTATCACGTGTTTCTTATTTTGTACTCGATGAAGCCGACAGAATGTTGGATATGGGATTCTATGACGATATCATGCAAGTGGTAAACCTTCTGCCAAAGGAGAGACAAACCATTATGTTTTCAGCTACCATGCCTGCAAACATTCAGAAACTGGCTAATACAATTTTAAATAACCCGGCTGAAATAAAGCTTGCCGTATCAAAACCAGCAGATAAAATCGTTCAGGCAGCTTATGTTTGCTACGAGAATCAGAAACTTAATATAATTCAATCCCTCTTTTCGGAAGAGGTTCCCGAAAAAGTTATCATATTTGCGTCTTCAAAGCTTAAAGTAAAAGAGGTTACAAAATCGCTTAAATTATTAAAGTTGAATGTAGGCGAAATGCATTCTGACCTGGAACAAGCTCAGCGAGACCACATTATGCGTGAATTCAAAAACGGACGAATCAATATCCTGGTAGCTACTGATATTGTTTCACGTGGTATTGACATTGACGATATCAGATTAGTTATCAATTACGATGTGCCAAACGACAGTGAAGACTATGTGCACAGAATAGGACGAACAGCTCGCGCCAACAATGACGGTGTTGCCCTGACTTTCGTGAGCGAAAAAGAGCAAGGAGCATTCAAATCAATTGAGAATTTCCTGGATAAAACCATCTATAAAATTCCAATTCCTTCGGAATTAGGAGAAGCTCCGGTATATAATCCACGCACTCATAGCAAAGGTGGTGGCGGAAAGTTCAAAGGAAAAAGAAATTTCTCCAGAAATCGAAAAGACAAAAAGTAA
- a CDS encoding TraR/DksA family transcriptional regulator encodes MAEKTRYTDAELEEFRAIILEKLEKAQKDYDQLKLSIMNQDGNDIIDTSPTYKVLEEGANTLSKEEVGRLALRQQKFIQSLQAALVRIENKTYGICRETGKLIPAERLRVVPHATLSIEAKEGKR; translated from the coding sequence ATGGCAGAAAAGACAAGATACACTGATGCGGAACTAGAAGAATTCCGTGCCATTATTCTCGAGAAGCTGGAAAAAGCTCAAAAGGATTATGACCAGCTTAAATTAAGCATCATGAATCAGGATGGCAACGATATAATCGATACTTCCCCTACCTACAAGGTTTTGGAAGAGGGTGCTAACACTTTGTCAAAAGAAGAGGTGGGACGACTGGCTTTAAGACAGCAGAAGTTTATTCAAAGTCTTCAGGCTGCTTTGGTTCGTATTGAAAACAAAACCTATGGGATTTGCCGTGAAACAGGAAAATTAATTCCTGCAGAAAGGCTGCGTGTAGTTCCTCACGCTACATTGAGTATTGAAGCAAAAGAGGGAAAAAGATAA
- the serB gene encoding phosphoserine phosphatase SerB, which produces MTKSATELILIRITGEDRPGLTASVTEILSKYDVTILDIGQADIHNTLSLGILFKTKEQHSGSIMKELLFKASSLGITIRFYPISVEEYEDWVGMQGKNRYILTLLGRKLTATQISAVTRIVADQGLNIDAIKRLTGRIPLDEKKANIRSCIELSVRGNPKNKEEMQAQLLKLSGELNMDYSFQLDNMYRRMRRLICFDMDSTLIETEVIDELAVRAGVGDEVKAITESAMRGEIDFIESFRKRVALLKGLDVSVMKEIAENLPITEGVDRLMVVLKRYGYKIAILSGGFTYFGNYLKQKYGIDYVYANELEIVDGKLTGNYVGDIVDGKRKAELLRLIAQVENVDIAQTIAVGDGANDLPMLGIAGLGIAYHAKPKVKQTAKQSINTIGLDGVLYFLGFKDSYLDEQGRL; this is translated from the coding sequence ATGACTAAATCAGCAACAGAACTAATCCTTATTCGCATTACCGGGGAGGATCGACCAGGTCTGACCGCTTCTGTTACAGAGATTCTATCGAAATATGATGTAACCATTCTAGATATTGGTCAAGCAGATATTCACAATACCCTCTCTTTAGGGATACTTTTCAAGACTAAGGAACAACATTCTGGTAGTATTATGAAGGAACTCCTATTTAAAGCATCCTCTCTTGGCATTACTATCCGTTTTTATCCTATCTCTGTAGAAGAGTATGAAGATTGGGTTGGTATGCAGGGGAAAAACAGGTACATTCTTACTCTTCTGGGGAGGAAACTCACAGCAACACAAATATCAGCCGTAACACGTATCGTTGCTGACCAAGGACTAAATATTGATGCTATAAAGAGATTAACCGGACGAATACCGCTTGATGAGAAGAAGGCAAACATTCGTTCGTGTATTGAGCTTTCCGTACGTGGAAATCCTAAAAATAAAGAAGAGATGCAGGCACAGTTACTGAAACTTTCAGGCGAACTGAATATGGATTATTCATTCCAACTTGATAATATGTATCGTAGAATGCGCCGTCTAATCTGCTTCGATATGGACTCTACATTGATAGAGACTGAAGTTATTGATGAATTGGCCGTCAGAGCCGGAGTTGGTGATGAGGTAAAAGCTATTACAGAAAGTGCCATGCGAGGTGAAATAGACTTTATTGAGAGCTTTCGTAAACGTGTAGCACTATTAAAAGGTCTGGATGTTTCTGTTATGAAAGAGATTGCTGAGAATCTTCCGATTACAGAAGGGGTTGATAGATTAATGGTCGTATTGAAACGGTACGGATATAAAATAGCTATTCTTTCGGGTGGTTTCACTTACTTTGGAAATTATCTCAAGCAAAAATACGGTATTGATTACGTTTATGCAAATGAGCTTGAAATTGTCGACGGCAAACTAACCGGCAACTATGTGGGAGATATAGTAGACGGAAAGCGAAAAGCAGAGTTACTTCGTTTAATTGCACAGGTTGAGAATGTGGATATAGCACAGACCATTGCCGTAGGCGATGGAGCAAACGACCTGCCTATGTTAGGGATTGCCGGTTTGGGTATTGCTTATCATGCAAAACCAAAAGTGAAACAAACGGCTAAGCAATCAATAAATACAATCGGATTGGATGGGGTTCTTTATTTCCTTGGGTTCAAAGACTCCTACCTTGATGAGCAAGGTAGGCTTTAA